In Helianthus annuus cultivar XRQ/B chromosome 3, HanXRQr2.0-SUNRISE, whole genome shotgun sequence, a single window of DNA contains:
- the LOC110928139 gene encoding protein DMR6-LIKE OXYGENASE 2 yields MATTSKPLLLSDMVASGEMNQVPSKYIHPITERPNYQNVVPDSIPVIDLQNLNGPNRSQVLDEIRRACSDNGFFQVKNHGIPESIIANMMQMAREFFNLPLQERLKMYSDDPTKANRLSTSYNVRTEKISHWRDYLGLHCYPLQDYIHQWPTNPESFRDIAAEYCRSVRVLALQLVEAISESLGLDKDYISAQLGSHAQVMALNYYPPCPQPDLTYGLPGHTDGYVLTLLLQDEVSGLQLLKDGQWVAVDPVPNAFVINIGDQIQVISNDKYKSAMHRAVVNSEKERISIPTFYCPSPDAVIGPAPQLVTDDEPAVYRQFTFEEYNRTIWTGGLHECLDAFHAT; encoded by the exons ATGGCTACTACTTCTAAACCATTACTTCTTAGCGACATGGTTGCCTCTGGTGAAATGAACCAAGTCCCTTCAAAATACATTCATCCCATCACCGAACGCCCCAATTACCAAAATGTTGTTCCTGACTCCATCCCTGTCATTGACCTCCAAAACCTCAACGGTCCCAACCGCTCTCAGGTACTCGATGAAATCCGTCGAGCTTGCTCCGATAACGGCTTCTTCCAAGTTAAGAACCATGGCATACCCGAGTCCATCATAGCCAACATGATGCAAATGGCTAGAGAATTCTTCAACTTGCCATTACAAGAAAGGCTCAAGATGTACTCTGATGACCCCACCAAAGCCAACAGGCTATCAACCAGCTACAATGTACGTACTGAAAAGATTTCTCATTGGAGAGATTATCTTGGACTCCATTGCTACCCGCTCCAGGATTACATTCACCAATGGCCCACCAACCCCGAGTCCTTTCGGGACATTGCGGCTGAGTATTGCAGGAGTGTTAGAGTGTTAGCGCTCCAACTGGTTGAGGCGATTTCGGAGAGTTTGGGGCTTGATAAAGACTACATCAGTGCACAACTGGGGTCGCATGCTCAGGTAATGGCCTTGAACTACTATCCTCCATGCCCACAACCCGATTTGACTTACGGGTTGCCTGGACACACTGATGGGTATGTCCTCACCCTCCTTCTTCAAGATGAGGTCTCTGGTCTTCAACTGCTCAAAGATGGCCAGTGGGTTGCTGTTGATCCAGTTCCGAACGCATTCGTCATCAACATTGGTGATCAAATTCAG GTGATAAGCAATGACAAATACAAGAGTGCTATGCATCGCGCTGTGGTGAACTCTGAGAAAGAAAGGATATCTATACCTACTTTCTACTGCCCATCACCTGATGCAGTGATAGGCCCTGCTCCACAACTGGTAACCGATGACGAGCCTGCTGTGTACCGACAGTTTACATTCGAGGAGTATAATCGTACGATATGGACAGGTGGGCTTCACGAGTGCTTGGATGCGTTCCATGCTACTTAA